Proteins found in one Zea mays cultivar B73 chromosome 1, Zm-B73-REFERENCE-NAM-5.0, whole genome shotgun sequence genomic segment:
- the LOC100501751 gene encoding uncharacterized protein LOC100501751 — MLRGLEKHQRNSGEDTSPEANDSGELDDRRSLECSTSTEMSSNSGHRSRNRAPDDDSFDSESSSSGPPTVKRSAAVAALLPPFSRPTPSKWDDAEKWISSPTSNRTGRAGPTAGTMPKKSALAFPEHGARQPAVAKVVTDVPTIAGPLVKNSDGLAHPDLLKLAHDASIVDGPAPAVRSVSMRDMGTEMTPIASQEPSRTATPMIASSPTSSRTPTPQRTTEFSVSNIDSNKMAMSEEEVHISTRQEIMDLGERLGKTTIAAWASKEEKAAARSTDTAADNAVDVNRENRAADWQEAEKAKYLARFHREEAKIQAWENLQKAKIEAEMKRIEAKIERKRAREQDRLASKLAAVSHRAEAKREAAEARRDQEAARTEEQAAQIRETGHTPSSFSCWCWCL, encoded by the exons ATGCTTCGCGGGCTAGAGAAACACCAGCGCAACAGCGGCGAGGACACGTCGCCGGAGGCCAACGACTCCGGCGAGCTCGACGACCGGA GGAGCTTGGAATGCTCCACCTCCACCGAGATGTCGAGCAACAGCGGCCACAGGTCAAGGAACCGGGCCCCGGACGACGACAGCTTCGACTCGGAGAGCAGCTCGTCGGGGCCGCCCACGGTGAAGAGGTCGGCCGCGGTGGCCGCTTTGCTGCCGCCCTTCTCTCGCCCAACGCCGTCCAAGTGGGACGACGCCGAGAAGTGGATTTCCAGCCCCACGTCCAACCGTACTGGCCGTGCCGGGCCTACCGCTGGAACTATGCCAAAGAAGTCCGCATTGGCATTTCCTGAACATGGAGCCCGCCAGCCAGCCGTTGCTAAGGTGGTCACGGATGTGCCTACTATCGCTGGACCATTGGTTAAGAATTCAGATG GTCTTGCCCATCCTGATTTGCTTAAACTTGCACACGATGCTTCAATAGTTGATGGACCAGCTCCTGCAGTTAGGTCTGTCTCTATGAGAGACATGGGGACCGAGATGACTCCAATTGCCAGCCAGGAGCCTTCTCGGACCGCGACTCCTATGATTGCATCCAGTCCAACCTCCTCTCGGACACCAACTCCTCAACGCACCACAGAATTCAGTGTGAGCAATATAGATTCTAACAAGATGGCGATGTCTGAAGAGGAGGTCCATATAAGTACAAGACAGGAAATTATGGATCTTGGCGAAAGGTTAGGCAAGACTACTATAGCTGCATGGGCAAGCAAGGAGGAGAAAGCTGCTGCACGTTCTACGGATACTGCAGCCGATAATGCTGTTGATGTCAACAGGGAGAATCGAGCGGCAGATTGGCAGGAGGCAGAGAAGGCAAAGTATCTTGCAAG GTTTCATAGGGAGGAGGCAAAGATCCAAGCTTGGGAAAATCTCCAGAAAGCGAAAATTGAAGctgaaatgaaaaggatagag GCCAAGATCGAGCGGAAACGGGCGCGCGAGCAAGACAGGCTCGCCAGCAAACTGGCAGCGGTGAGCCACCGAGCGGAGGCGAAGAGGGAGGCCGCGGAGGCGAGGCGGGACCAGGAAGCCGCGAGAACGGAGGAGCAGGCGGCTCAGATCCGAGAAACCGGGCACACGCCTTCCTCTTTctcatgctggtgctggtgcctgTGA
- the LOC100501751 gene encoding uncharacterized protein isoform X1 codes for MEYERIHEPLPRRQSGGFSPAKLRAMLRGLEKHQRNSGEDTSPEANDSGELDDRRSLECSTSTEMSSNSGHRSRNRAPDDDSFDSESSSSGPPTVKRSAAVAALLPPFSRPTPSKWDDAEKWISSPTSNRTGRAGPTAGTMPKKSALAFPEHGARQPAVAKVVTDVPTIAGPLVKNSDGLAHPDLLKLAHDASIVDGPAPAVRSVSMRDMGTEMTPIASQEPSRTATPMIASSPTSSRTPTPQRTTEFSVSNIDSNKMAMSEEEVHISTRQEIMDLGERLGKTTIAAWASKEEKAAARSTDTAADNAVDVNRENRAADWQEAEKAKYLARFHREEAKIQAWENLQKAKIEAEMKRIEAKIERKRAREQDRLASKLAAVSHRAEAKREAAEARRDQEAARTEEQAAQIRETGHTPSSFSCWCWCL; via the exons ATGGAGTACGAGCGCATCCACGAGCCGCTCCCGCGCCGTCAG TCCGGCGGATTCTCCCCAGCTAAGCTGCGAGCGATGCTTCGCGGGCTAGAGAAACACCAGCGCAACAGCGGCGAGGACACGTCGCCGGAGGCCAACGACTCCGGCGAGCTCGACGACCGGA GGAGCTTGGAATGCTCCACCTCCACCGAGATGTCGAGCAACAGCGGCCACAGGTCAAGGAACCGGGCCCCGGACGACGACAGCTTCGACTCGGAGAGCAGCTCGTCGGGGCCGCCCACGGTGAAGAGGTCGGCCGCGGTGGCCGCTTTGCTGCCGCCCTTCTCTCGCCCAACGCCGTCCAAGTGGGACGACGCCGAGAAGTGGATTTCCAGCCCCACGTCCAACCGTACTGGCCGTGCCGGGCCTACCGCTGGAACTATGCCAAAGAAGTCCGCATTGGCATTTCCTGAACATGGAGCCCGCCAGCCAGCCGTTGCTAAGGTGGTCACGGATGTGCCTACTATCGCTGGACCATTGGTTAAGAATTCAGATG GTCTTGCCCATCCTGATTTGCTTAAACTTGCACACGATGCTTCAATAGTTGATGGACCAGCTCCTGCAGTTAGGTCTGTCTCTATGAGAGACATGGGGACCGAGATGACTCCAATTGCCAGCCAGGAGCCTTCTCGGACCGCGACTCCTATGATTGCATCCAGTCCAACCTCCTCTCGGACACCAACTCCTCAACGCACCACAGAATTCAGTGTGAGCAATATAGATTCTAACAAGATGGCGATGTCTGAAGAGGAGGTCCATATAAGTACAAGACAGGAAATTATGGATCTTGGCGAAAGGTTAGGCAAGACTACTATAGCTGCATGGGCAAGCAAGGAGGAGAAAGCTGCTGCACGTTCTACGGATACTGCAGCCGATAATGCTGTTGATGTCAACAGGGAGAATCGAGCGGCAGATTGGCAGGAGGCAGAGAAGGCAAAGTATCTTGCAAG GTTTCATAGGGAGGAGGCAAAGATCCAAGCTTGGGAAAATCTCCAGAAAGCGAAAATTGAAGctgaaatgaaaaggatagag GCCAAGATCGAGCGGAAACGGGCGCGCGAGCAAGACAGGCTCGCCAGCAAACTGGCAGCGGTGAGCCACCGAGCGGAGGCGAAGAGGGAGGCCGCGGAGGCGAGGCGGGACCAGGAAGCCGCGAGAACGGAGGAGCAGGCGGCTCAGATCCGAGAAACCGGGCACACGCCTTCCTCTTTctcatgctggtgctggtgcctgTGA